Proteins from one Setaria italica strain Yugu1 chromosome V, Setaria_italica_v2.0, whole genome shotgun sequence genomic window:
- the LOC101755702 gene encoding CRS2-associated factor 2, chloroplastic → MPPPPPQRPAPSRAGRVNLFSAPPPPLSNRRYPQHRSLPLPPVPPRRRHPKNHAEQPSEDQEPTDGGPRATTTTNNPAFRATHLRTAYRKPVPPVAAAGEGEALLAADPADAASGRAVVVGPSGLSFRLPGAPFDFQFSYSEAPRAPPLAIREPAFLPFAPPTMPRPWTGKAPLLTKEEKARRRGVRLHTPLGQEPAQTVSPHGIMMEVRGRRQMDLARVSPGDGRTRDEVLGEPLTPAEVRALVKPHISHNRQLNIGRDGLTHNMLEMIHCHWRRQEVCKVRCRGVPTVDMNNLCYHLEEKSGGKVIHRVGGVVFLYRGRHYDPRTRPRYPLMLWKPATPVYPKLIKEAPEGLTKEEADEMRSKGRNLPPICKLAKNGIYITLVKDVRDAFEGNDLVKIDCEGLNPSDYKKIGAKLRDLVPCVLLSFDNEQILMYRGKEWKSRYSKPLTLIPKVPKNNPTPKVPKNNPTMSSDASGSDVNEATDANTQFTVREVLRPKMFKLWESAVDSSLALLLDDAEANDLTPDSLLTRVEEFSVTSQAVEHSFPALLVANCEVNTESPSAEYINDESETSIAGNQEEQLEQSPDLSSDEHFELDMLERLESSVPLGSLPIDTMIEQLNSE, encoded by the exons atgccgccaccgccaccgcagcgGCCAGCTCcctcccgcgccggccgcgtcaACCTCTTctccgccccgcctcctccactCTCCAACCGCCGGTACCCCCAGCACCGGTCCCTTCCCCTCCCGCCAGTCCCCCCTCGCCGCCGACACCCCAAGAACCACGCCGAGCAGCCTTCCGAAGACCAGGAGCCGACAGACGGCGGTCCAAGagcgaccaccaccaccaacaaccCCGCCTTCCGCGCGACCCACCTCCGCACCGCGTACCGCAAGCCCGTGCCCCCggtcgcggccgccggcgagggcgaggccctcctcgccgccgacccTGCCGATGCCGCCTCGGGGCGCGCCGTCGTTGTGGGGCCCTCGGGCCTCTCCTTCCGCCTACCCGGCGCGCCGTTCGACTTCCAGTTCAGCTACTCCgaggcgccgcgcgcgccgccgctcgccatccgCGAGCCCGCGTTCCTGCCCTTCGCGCCGCCGACCATGCCGCGGCCTTGGACGGGCAAGGCGCCGCTGCTGAccaaggaggagaaggcgcgCCGCCGGGGCGTGCGGCTGCACACGCCGCTCGGGCAGGAGCCGGCGCAGACGGTGAGCCCGCACGGGATCATGATGGAGGTCAGGGGGAGGAGGCAGATGGACCTGGCAAGGGTGAGCCCCGGCGACGGCAGGACTAGAGATGAGGTGCTCGGCGAGCCGCTCACCCCCGCCGAGGTGCGTGCGCTCGTCAAGCCTCACATCTCGCACAACCGACAGCTCAACATTG GAAGAGATGGCTTGACTCACAACATGTTGGAAATGATACATTGTCATTGGAGGCGGCAGGAAGTCTGCAAAGTTAGATGCCGAGGCGTTCCAACTGTTGATATGAACAATCTCTGTTATCACCTTGAG GAAAAGTCAGGAGGAAAGGTCATTCACCGAGTAGGTGGCGTTGTTTTTCTATATCGAGGAAGACATTATGACCCACGGACTCGTCCTCGCTATCCCCTGATGCTCTGGAAACCTGCTACTCCTGTATATCCAAAACTCATCAAGGAAGCTCCAGAAGGGCTTACAAAAGAAGAAGCAGATGAAATGAGAAGCAAAGGGCGGAATCTGCCGCCAATTTGTAAACTAG CAAAAAATGGAATATATATCACTCTTGTCAAGGATGTGCGAGATGCTTTTGAAGGAAATGACCTGGTGAAGATTGATTGTGAGGGTTTGAATCCAAGCGACTACAAAAAGATAGGAGCAAAACTAAGG GATCTTGTTCCCTGTGTTCTTTTATCATTCGATAATGAACAGATATTAATGTACAGAGGCAAAGAATGGAAATCCAGATACTCGAAGCCTCTGACTCTCATTCCAAAAGTTCCAAAGAATAATCCGACACCAAAAGTTCCAAAGAATAATCCGACAATGTCTTCTGATGCAAGTGGTTCAG ATGTCAATGAAGCCACTGATGCCAACACTCAATTCACAGTAAGAGAAGTATTGAGGCCCAAAATGTTTAAATTGTGGGAGAGTGCAGTGGACTCGTCTCTGGCATTGCTGCTGGATGATGCCGAAGCAAATGATCTGACACCCGATTCACTCCTGACGAGGGTTGAGGAGTTCAGCGTCACATCTCAGGCAGTGGAGCACTCATTTCCAGCTCTGCTTGTGGCCAATTGTGAGGTGAACACCGAATCTCCAAGTGCAGAATACATAAACGATGAGTCTGAAACAAGCATTGCTGGAAACCAAGAGGAACAGCTTGAGCAATCACCTGATCTCAGCAGCGATGAACACTTTGAACTCGACATGCTTGAGCGTCTGGAGTCATCGGTGCCATTGGGATCCCTGCCGATCGACACTATGATAGAGCAGC